The following proteins are co-located in the Streptomyces sp. NBC_01198 genome:
- a CDS encoding MFS transporter, which produces MASETRRTHHQVTFAVLAAGVSAYALLQSLVTPVLPTIQADLHTNQNTVTWVLTAYLLSASIFTPIMGRVGDMIGKERVFVATLGALAVGSLLAALATNVTVMIIARAIQGIGGGVLPLAFGIIRDEFPREKLNGAVGLIASILAVGGGLGIVLAGPIVNALDYHWLFWLPMILTLVSAIAAHFFVPESPVRTAGRISWAPAVLLSAWLVALLVALSEAPVWGWGSGKVIGLIAAAVVLAVAWVLVELRAATPLIDMKMMARPAVWTNNLVALLVGVGMYAVFAFLPEFVQTPKSTGYGFGASITQSGLILLPMSATMFLVGLGANGLANRIGGKKVVLMGSLIGAASMALLAFAHTSSWELYLATAIMGAGFGLTFAAMSSLIVSAVPAAQTGVASGMNANIRTIGGSIGAALMASVVTASPAADGLPREAGYTHGFAMLGAAMVIAAIAATLIPVGRRTSRIDFADEPQHPELAMVPGGTVVGDKPE; this is translated from the coding sequence ATGGCGTCCGAGACCCGGCGCACACACCACCAGGTCACGTTCGCGGTCCTTGCGGCGGGCGTGAGCGCGTACGCGCTGCTCCAGTCCCTGGTCACCCCGGTGCTGCCGACGATCCAGGCCGACCTGCACACCAACCAGAACACCGTGACCTGGGTGCTGACCGCCTACCTGCTGTCCGCCTCGATATTCACGCCGATCATGGGCCGGGTAGGCGACATGATCGGCAAGGAGCGCGTCTTCGTCGCGACCCTCGGCGCCCTGGCCGTGGGGTCGCTGCTCGCAGCGCTGGCCACCAACGTCACGGTGATGATCATCGCCCGGGCCATCCAGGGCATCGGCGGCGGTGTGCTGCCGCTGGCCTTCGGCATCATCCGCGACGAGTTCCCACGCGAGAAGCTGAACGGCGCGGTCGGCCTGATCGCCTCGATCCTGGCGGTCGGCGGCGGCCTGGGCATCGTGCTTGCGGGACCGATCGTCAACGCGCTCGACTACCACTGGCTGTTCTGGCTGCCGATGATCCTGACCCTGGTGTCGGCGATCGCGGCCCACTTCTTCGTCCCCGAGTCGCCGGTCCGCACGGCGGGCAGGATCAGCTGGGCGCCCGCGGTCCTGCTGTCCGCCTGGCTGGTGGCCCTGCTCGTCGCGCTCAGCGAGGCCCCGGTGTGGGGCTGGGGCTCCGGCAAGGTGATCGGCCTGATCGCGGCGGCCGTCGTGCTCGCGGTGGCCTGGGTGCTCGTCGAGCTGCGGGCCGCCACTCCGCTGATCGACATGAAGATGATGGCCCGGCCCGCGGTGTGGACGAACAACCTGGTGGCGCTGCTGGTCGGCGTCGGGATGTACGCGGTCTTCGCCTTCCTGCCGGAGTTCGTGCAGACCCCGAAGTCCACCGGATACGGCTTCGGCGCCAGCATCACCCAGTCCGGGCTGATCCTGCTGCCGATGTCTGCCACGATGTTCCTGGTCGGGCTCGGCGCGAACGGCCTCGCCAACCGCATCGGCGGCAAGAAGGTCGTCCTGATGGGCTCGCTGATCGGCGCCGCCTCGATGGCGCTGCTGGCCTTCGCGCACACCAGCAGCTGGGAGCTGTACCTGGCCACCGCCATCATGGGCGCGGGCTTCGGACTGACCTTCGCCGCGATGTCCAGCCTGATCGTCAGTGCGGTCCCGGCCGCGCAGACCGGTGTGGCCAGCGGTATGAACGCCAACATCCGCACCATCGGCGGCTCCATCGGTGCCGCGCTGATGGCCAGCGTCGTCACCGCGAGCCCGGCCGCCGACGGCCTGCCGCGGGAGGCCGGCTACACCCACGGCTTCGCCATGCTGGGCGCCGCCATGGTGATCGCGGCCATCGCGGCGACGCTGATCCCGGTCGGCCGTCGCACCAGCCGGATCGATTTCGCCGACGAGCCGCAGCATCCGGAGCTGGCGATGGTTCCCGGGGGTACCGTCGTGGGTGACAAACCGGAATGA
- a CDS encoding LacI family DNA-binding transcriptional regulator — protein sequence MPPSAARPTLEAVAARAGVSRATVSRVVNGGAGVRGPLAARVRAAVDELGYIPNQAARTLVTRRNGAIAVVVAEPESRFFTDPFFAQQVRGISRELAAHDNQLVLLLTGGAADRERVGRYLAGGHVDGALIFSLHADDSLPVLARSAGVPTVIGGRPTWPDADAHRRTLYVDCDNRGGARDAVRRLLARGRRRIVHIAGPLDQPASVDRLDGFRDLLPGTGATMIAEGDFTPEGGAQAMEQLLERSPDLDGVFAASDVMASGALRVLRARGRRVPDDVAVVGFDDMVSVAEWTDPPLTTVRQDIEEMGRLMAQLLLHALDPSAAQDGLPAVSSIITPTRLVVRDSA from the coding sequence ATGCCGCCCTCAGCCGCCCGCCCCACGCTCGAAGCCGTCGCGGCCCGCGCCGGGGTGTCGCGAGCGACCGTGTCACGGGTGGTCAACGGGGGAGCGGGAGTACGCGGGCCGCTCGCGGCGCGGGTGCGTGCGGCGGTCGACGAGCTCGGCTACATCCCCAACCAGGCCGCCCGCACCCTGGTCACCCGGCGCAACGGCGCCATCGCGGTGGTCGTCGCCGAACCCGAGTCCCGGTTCTTCACCGACCCCTTCTTCGCCCAGCAGGTGCGCGGCATCAGCAGGGAACTGGCCGCGCACGACAACCAGCTGGTGCTGCTGCTCACCGGCGGCGCCGCGGACCGCGAGCGGGTCGGCCGCTACCTGGCCGGCGGGCACGTGGACGGCGCGCTGATCTTCTCGCTGCACGCCGACGACTCGCTGCCGGTACTCGCCCGCAGCGCGGGGGTGCCCACCGTGATCGGCGGCCGCCCCACCTGGCCGGACGCCGACGCCCACCGCCGCACCCTCTACGTGGACTGCGACAACCGGGGCGGCGCCCGGGACGCCGTACGCCGGCTGCTGGCCCGCGGCCGCCGCCGGATCGTGCACATCGCGGGCCCGCTGGACCAGCCCGCCTCGGTGGACCGGCTGGACGGCTTCCGCGACCTGCTGCCCGGGACCGGCGCGACGATGATCGCCGAGGGCGACTTCACCCCGGAAGGGGGCGCCCAGGCCATGGAGCAGCTACTGGAGCGCTCTCCCGACCTCGACGGGGTCTTCGCCGCCTCCGACGTGATGGCCTCGGGTGCGCTGCGGGTGCTGCGGGCCCGCGGCCGGCGGGTGCCGGACGACGTGGCGGTGGTCGGCTTCGACGACATGGTCTCGGTGGCGGAGTGGACCGACCCGCCGCTGACCACCGTGCGGCAGGACATCGAGGAGATGGGCCGGCTGATGGCCCAGCTGCTGCTGCACGCCCTGGACCCGTCCGCGGCCCAGGACGGCCTGCCCGCGGTGTCCTCGATCATCACCCCGACCCGGCTGGTGGTCCGCGACTCGGCGTGA
- a CDS encoding SpoIIE family protein phosphatase codes for MRRSRHDTGVPELEPEVFDSAIVPIAMTAGSDHLLVYYNDAFRALFGFRTLGAPAREAFGEPAAAPFLTMLDDVFRDRTARQVTSPRRTDGRTPGAPGIRHFVYSCSPMESRHGPGVLTVAIDTTAQVQAADRAQLLSEERHQALQRYEALMSAVSQIVWLMQPSGEIQELVGGFEEFTGNPWRPVIDQEWLSAVHPHDRNRLVRSWRESAGDPTAMFVCTFRIRTASGVYRRVQSRAVPIVRDGVTVEWIGTTADIEDQWRNQLRERLRARVATVISANDVPQAFSAVTAAVVPELTDVCAVFLLPPADLPGPDDTPTATRVAATAREGLPELPPLSGLPRPVGRVAQQVIESRRPRLFTFPAGQPPSDVLPDLSRSWLREARATSITMVPIVIDAAVVAFAVAAGCADSPPPGPADLQMFGEVVQEVRDPLRQAMELQRTRHTALTLQRALLTPTPEVVGAELAAQYQPASTTAEIGGDWYDSLLLPDGSVTLSIGDIAGHDLEAATAMSQLRSMLRVIVFDRSGQNTAGECLARLDRVAEGLAIAPLVTAVHARLEPRPGGRWHASWSNAGHPPPLLLSATEPPRFLEGDGPDLPLCVAPWMARTTRHLELHPGDTLLLYTDGLIEVPGTDLTEGMAALAGHAEQARVAGLPLAALCERLLAAAADRRDDAAVIGFRPISRGRVWSAARLT; via the coding sequence ATGAGGCGTAGCCGCCACGACACCGGTGTGCCCGAACTCGAACCCGAGGTGTTCGACAGCGCCATCGTGCCGATCGCGATGACGGCGGGCAGCGACCACCTGCTCGTCTACTACAACGACGCCTTCCGGGCCCTCTTCGGCTTCCGCACGCTCGGCGCCCCGGCCCGCGAGGCCTTCGGCGAACCCGCAGCCGCCCCCTTCCTCACCATGCTCGACGACGTCTTCCGCGACCGCACCGCCCGCCAGGTCACCTCCCCCCGCCGCACCGACGGCCGCACCCCCGGCGCACCCGGCATCCGGCACTTCGTCTACAGCTGCTCCCCGATGGAGTCCCGGCACGGCCCCGGCGTGCTCACGGTGGCCATCGACACCACCGCGCAGGTGCAGGCCGCCGATCGCGCCCAGCTGCTGTCCGAGGAGCGGCACCAGGCCTTGCAGCGCTACGAGGCACTGATGTCGGCGGTCAGCCAGATCGTCTGGCTGATGCAGCCCTCCGGCGAGATCCAGGAGCTGGTCGGCGGCTTCGAGGAGTTCACCGGGAACCCGTGGCGGCCGGTCATCGACCAGGAGTGGCTGTCCGCGGTCCACCCGCACGACCGCAACCGGCTGGTGCGCAGCTGGCGGGAGTCGGCCGGCGACCCCACGGCGATGTTCGTGTGCACCTTCCGGATACGGACCGCCTCCGGCGTCTACCGGCGCGTGCAGTCCCGCGCGGTGCCGATCGTGCGTGACGGCGTGACCGTGGAGTGGATCGGCACCACCGCCGACATCGAGGACCAGTGGCGCAACCAGCTGCGCGAGCGGCTGCGGGCCAGGGTCGCGACGGTGATCTCGGCGAACGACGTGCCGCAGGCCTTCAGCGCGGTGACGGCCGCGGTGGTGCCCGAGCTGACCGACGTCTGCGCGGTCTTCCTGCTGCCCCCGGCCGACCTGCCCGGCCCGGACGACACGCCGACCGCCACCCGGGTCGCCGCCACGGCCCGGGAGGGGCTGCCGGAGCTGCCGCCGCTGAGCGGGCTGCCGCGGCCGGTCGGCCGGGTGGCCCAGCAGGTCATCGAGAGCCGCCGCCCGCGGCTGTTCACCTTCCCGGCGGGCCAGCCGCCCTCCGACGTGCTGCCCGACCTGTCCCGCAGCTGGCTGCGGGAGGCCAGGGCCACCAGCATCACCATGGTGCCGATCGTGATCGACGCGGCGGTCGTCGCCTTCGCCGTCGCCGCCGGCTGCGCCGACAGCCCGCCGCCGGGCCCGGCCGACCTGCAGATGTTCGGCGAGGTCGTGCAGGAGGTGCGCGACCCGCTGCGGCAGGCCATGGAGCTCCAGCGCACCCGCCACACGGCGCTGACCCTGCAGCGCGCCCTGCTCACCCCCACCCCCGAGGTGGTCGGCGCCGAGCTGGCCGCGCAGTACCAGCCCGCCAGCACCACCGCGGAGATCGGCGGCGACTGGTACGACTCGCTGCTGCTGCCCGACGGTTCGGTCACCCTCTCGATCGGCGACATCGCCGGCCACGACCTGGAGGCGGCGACCGCGATGAGCCAGCTGCGCAGCATGCTGCGGGTCATCGTCTTCGACCGGTCGGGCCAGAACACCGCGGGGGAGTGCCTGGCCCGGTTGGACCGGGTCGCGGAAGGCCTGGCCATCGCGCCGCTGGTCACCGCCGTGCACGCCCGGCTGGAGCCGCGGCCCGGCGGCCGCTGGCACGCTTCGTGGTCGAATGCCGGGCATCCGCCGCCGCTGCTGCTCTCGGCGACCGAGCCGCCGCGCTTCCTCGAAGGCGACGGCCCCGACCTGCCGCTGTGCGTGGCGCCCTGGATGGCCCGCACCACCCGGCACCTGGAACTGCATCCCGGCGACACGCTGCTGCTCTACACCGACGGCCTGATCGAGGTGCCCGGTACCGATCTGACCGAGGGCATGGCCGCGCTGGCCGGGCACGCCGAGCAGGCCCGGGTGGCGGGTTTGCCGCTTGCCGCGCTGTGCGAGCGGCTGCTGGCCGCGGCCGCCGACCGCCGCGACGACGCGGCCGTGATCGGCTTCCGGCCCATCTCGCGGGGCCGCGTGTGGTCAGCCGCGCGGCTGACCTGA
- a CDS encoding GNAT family N-acetyltransferase: MPLTRRTDLAVRPITGPEELGLFSRLPYVLNGELADDLAAGRRRPEWMWVALRGDRLLARAAWWGRAGDGVPLYLDVLDIEDDAGDPERLEVAEHLVRTATAAVLPGAARPEYTRFLPPDWRDHGATRQAVEDRMAVLERTGARLLVERLRLEWRPGTAIPALAGRLAFRPVRDDEEIVALMTAVLENTLDAHSLDALATAGPREAAAAHFEDELARYASPRAWWLVATLPDGAPVGFVIPARNAYHPIIAYIGVLPAHRGHGYIDDLLAEGTRVLAAQDAPRIRASTDLGNAPMARAFARAGYVTFERMISMIWS, translated from the coding sequence TTGCCTCTGACACGACGCACCGACCTGGCCGTACGCCCGATCACCGGGCCGGAGGAGCTCGGCCTGTTCTCCCGGCTGCCCTACGTCCTGAACGGCGAGCTGGCCGACGACCTCGCAGCCGGGCGCCGCCGCCCGGAGTGGATGTGGGTTGCGCTGCGCGGCGACCGCCTGCTGGCCCGGGCGGCGTGGTGGGGACGCGCCGGCGACGGCGTCCCCCTCTACCTCGACGTGCTGGACATCGAGGACGACGCCGGGGACCCGGAGCGGCTGGAGGTGGCCGAGCACCTGGTGCGCACGGCGACGGCGGCGGTCCTTCCCGGCGCTGCCAGGCCGGAGTACACCCGTTTCCTGCCGCCCGACTGGCGGGACCACGGCGCCACCCGGCAGGCCGTCGAGGACCGGATGGCCGTACTGGAGCGGACCGGCGCCCGGCTCCTCGTGGAGCGGCTGCGGCTGGAATGGCGTCCGGGCACCGCGATCCCCGCCCTCGCGGGGAGGCTCGCCTTCCGGCCGGTGCGGGACGACGAGGAGATCGTCGCCCTGATGACCGCGGTGCTGGAGAACACGCTCGACGCCCACAGCCTCGACGCGCTCGCCACCGCCGGACCCCGCGAGGCGGCGGCCGCCCACTTCGAGGACGAGCTCGCCCGCTACGCCAGCCCGCGCGCCTGGTGGCTGGTCGCGACACTGCCGGACGGCGCCCCCGTCGGCTTCGTCATCCCGGCCAGGAACGCCTACCACCCGATCATCGCCTACATCGGCGTCCTCCCCGCCCATCGCGGCCACGGCTACATCGACGACCTGCTGGCCGAGGGCACCCGCGTCCTCGCCGCCCAGGACGCGCCGCGGATCCGCGCGTCCACCGACCTCGGCAACGCCCCGATGGCCCGCGCCTTCGCCCGCGCCGGCTACGTCACCTTCGAGCGCATGATCAGCATGATCTGGTCCTGA
- a CDS encoding aldo/keto reductase, translating to MTQIPSLTLNNGVPIPQLGFGTFQIEPRDTKKSVLTALEAGYRHIDTAQMYGNEKEVGQAVRESGLPRDEVFVTSKLNNGYHAREDALTAFDRSLDDLDIGHLDLFLIHWPLPMVGDYVETWKAMEEMHRSGRVRAIGVSNFNRSHLERVLRETTTVPAVNQIEVHPYLTQDDLRAYGAEQGIVTEAYSPIARGKVLGDPVITAIAERVERSPAQVTLRWHLQRGDVVFPKSLTPARIKENLRIFDFELTPDDMAAITALDRGERTGSDPDTFSWIPG from the coding sequence ATGACGCAGATCCCCAGTCTCACGCTCAACAACGGTGTCCCGATCCCCCAACTGGGTTTCGGGACCTTCCAGATCGAGCCGCGGGACACCAAGAAGTCGGTGCTCACGGCGCTGGAGGCCGGCTACCGGCACATCGACACCGCGCAGATGTACGGGAACGAGAAGGAGGTGGGCCAGGCCGTCAGGGAGTCGGGGCTGCCGCGCGACGAGGTCTTCGTCACCAGCAAGCTCAACAACGGCTATCACGCCCGCGAGGACGCGCTCACCGCCTTCGACCGCTCTCTGGACGACCTCGACATCGGCCATCTGGACCTCTTCCTGATCCACTGGCCCCTCCCGATGGTGGGGGACTACGTGGAGACCTGGAAGGCGATGGAGGAGATGCACCGCTCGGGCAGGGTGAGGGCGATCGGGGTGTCCAACTTCAACCGGTCGCACCTGGAGCGGGTGTTGCGGGAGACGACCACCGTCCCGGCGGTCAACCAGATCGAGGTCCACCCGTATCTGACGCAGGACGACCTGCGCGCCTACGGCGCCGAGCAGGGCATCGTGACCGAGGCGTATTCGCCCATCGCGCGGGGCAAGGTGCTGGGCGACCCGGTGATCACGGCGATCGCGGAGCGGGTGGAGCGCTCTCCGGCCCAGGTCACCCTGCGCTGGCATCTGCAGCGCGGGGACGTCGTCTTCCCCAAGTCGCTGACGCCCGCCCGGATCAAGGAGAACCTGCGGATCTTCGACTTCGAGCTCACCCCCGACGACATGGCCGCGATCACCGCGCTTGACCGCGGTGAGCGCACCGGCTCGGACCCGGACACCTTCAGCTGGATCCCGGGCTGA
- a CDS encoding LysR family transcriptional regulator ArgP produces the protein MTTTGLPLDQVRTLLAAVDEGTFEAAAARLHVTPSAVSQRVKALEQRTGRVLLLRSKPVRPTPSGEVVVRFGRQLARLEQDAAAEIGLTGGSGPMTVPVAVNADSLATWFLPALAEAAGRLDACFDLHRDDQDHTALLLRQGRVMAAVTSSPEPVQGCSVRPLGRMTYRACATPAFAARHLSGGPLAELLPAATMVVFDRKDDIQDGFLRRLAPGRPTTGQARHYVPASESFTAAVAAGLGWGMVPDAQAAPYRAAGALVDLAPDQAMDVPLYWQQWKLDSPPLAALAAAVTRAAAGALGPV, from the coding sequence ATGACGACGACCGGCCTGCCGCTTGACCAGGTACGTACGCTGCTCGCCGCGGTGGACGAGGGCACCTTCGAAGCGGCGGCCGCGCGGCTCCACGTGACGCCGTCCGCGGTCAGCCAGCGGGTCAAGGCGCTGGAGCAGCGCACCGGGCGGGTCCTGCTGCTGCGGTCCAAGCCGGTGCGGCCGACACCCTCGGGCGAGGTCGTGGTCCGGTTCGGGCGGCAGCTGGCCCGGCTGGAGCAGGACGCGGCCGCGGAGATCGGCCTGACCGGCGGGTCGGGACCGATGACGGTGCCGGTCGCCGTCAACGCGGACTCCCTCGCCACCTGGTTCCTGCCCGCGCTGGCCGAGGCTGCCGGCCGCCTGGACGCCTGCTTCGACCTGCACCGCGACGACCAGGACCACACCGCGCTGCTGCTGCGCCAGGGACGGGTGATGGCCGCGGTCACCTCCTCGCCCGAGCCCGTGCAGGGCTGCTCCGTACGCCCGCTCGGCCGGATGACCTACCGCGCCTGCGCGACCCCCGCCTTCGCCGCCCGGCACCTGTCGGGCGGCCCGCTGGCCGAGCTGCTGCCCGCCGCGACCATGGTGGTCTTCGACCGCAAGGACGACATCCAGGACGGCTTCCTGCGCCGCCTCGCCCCCGGCCGCCCCACGACCGGCCAGGCACGGCATTACGTTCCCGCCTCCGAGTCCTTCACGGCCGCCGTCGCCGCCGGCCTGGGCTGGGGGATGGTCCCCGACGCGCAGGCCGCCCCCTACCGCGCGGCCGGCGCCCTGGTCGACCTCGCCCCGGACCAGGCCATGGACGTGCCGCTCTACTGGCAGCAGTGGAAGCTCGACTCCCCGCCGCTGGCCGCCCTCGCCGCCGCCGTCACCCGCGCCGCCGCCGGCGCCCTCGGGCCGGTCTGA
- the ykgO gene encoding type B 50S ribosomal protein L36, whose product MKVRNSLRSLKNRPGAQIVRRRGKVYVINRKDPRSKARQG is encoded by the coding sequence ATGAAAGTACGCAATTCCCTGCGGTCGCTGAAGAACCGCCCGGGCGCCCAGATCGTGCGCCGGCGCGGCAAGGTCTACGTGATCAACCGCAAGGACCCGCGCTCGAAGGCCCGCCAGGGCTGA
- a CDS encoding TetR/AcrR family transcriptional regulator produces MTRHAHPKAVAPAPAPPPGQDPAGKPLRRDAVRNQQLVIEAAREVLSEFGTDASMELIASRAGVGVGTVYRRFPNKEALVDEIAGRMLRELTEVARRSLALPDGRGLERFLRVIGRSLAEHRGYADKLVTQSKASCVEQLRDRVSQLLVQAQESGRVAPGVELGDIMALIWGLRGIVETSGAVVPNAWQRQLDIQLAGLRDVAVPPDSPPAVTREQLRQIGAGGAAREG; encoded by the coding sequence ATGACACGACACGCGCACCCGAAGGCGGTGGCGCCGGCACCGGCGCCGCCGCCCGGCCAGGACCCGGCCGGCAAGCCGCTGCGACGGGACGCGGTACGCAACCAGCAGCTGGTCATCGAGGCGGCCCGTGAGGTGCTCTCGGAGTTCGGCACCGACGCGAGCATGGAGCTGATCGCCTCGCGGGCCGGCGTGGGCGTCGGCACGGTGTACCGGCGCTTCCCCAACAAGGAGGCGCTGGTCGACGAGATCGCCGGCCGGATGCTGCGCGAGCTGACCGAGGTGGCGCGCAGATCCCTCGCCCTGCCGGACGGCAGGGGCCTGGAGAGGTTCCTGCGGGTCATCGGCCGCTCGCTGGCCGAGCACCGCGGCTACGCCGACAAGCTGGTCACCCAGTCCAAGGCGTCCTGCGTCGAGCAGTTGCGCGACCGGGTCAGCCAACTGCTGGTCCAGGCGCAGGAGTCGGGACGGGTCGCGCCCGGCGTCGAGCTGGGCGACATCATGGCGCTGATCTGGGGCCTGCGCGGCATCGTGGAGACCAGCGGCGCCGTCGTACCGAACGCCTGGCAACGGCAGTTGGACATCCAGCTGGCGGGCTTGCGGGACGTCGCCGTTCCGCCGGACAGCCCCCCGGCGGTGACGCGCGAGCAGTTGCGGCAGATCGGCGCCGGAGGCGCGGCCCGCGAGGGCTGA
- a CDS encoding LysE/ArgO family amino acid transporter, whose product MNTALLAALAGLGTGLSLIVAIGAQNAFVLRQGIRREHVAAVVAICALSDAALISVGVSGVGSVVRAWPSAVTVTGWIGGAFLVSYGVLAARRALRPERLEAAGSAGGSLRAAVVTCLAMTWLNPHVYLDTVLLLGSVANGYGGSRWPFGAGAAAGSVLWFSGLGFGARLLQRPFSRPGSWRVLDVVIACTMVTLGVLMVARA is encoded by the coding sequence ATGAACACGGCTCTCCTCGCGGCCCTGGCCGGCCTCGGCACCGGCCTGTCGCTGATCGTGGCGATCGGCGCGCAGAACGCCTTCGTCCTGCGCCAGGGCATCCGCCGCGAGCACGTGGCCGCGGTGGTCGCGATCTGCGCGCTGTCCGACGCGGCGCTGATCTCCGTCGGGGTCAGCGGAGTGGGCTCGGTGGTCAGGGCGTGGCCCTCGGCGGTCACCGTCACCGGCTGGATCGGCGGCGCCTTCCTGGTCTCGTACGGCGTGCTGGCCGCCCGCCGGGCGCTGCGGCCGGAGCGGCTTGAGGCGGCGGGCAGCGCCGGCGGCTCGCTGCGGGCCGCGGTGGTCACCTGCCTGGCGATGACCTGGCTCAACCCGCACGTCTACCTCGACACCGTGCTGCTGCTCGGCTCCGTCGCCAACGGCTACGGCGGCTCGCGCTGGCCGTTCGGCGCCGGGGCGGCGGCCGGCAGCGTGCTGTGGTTCAGCGGCCTCGGCTTCGGCGCCAGGCTGCTGCAGCGGCCGTTCTCCCGGCCGGGGTCGTGGCGGGTGCTGGACGTCGTCATCGCGTGCACGATGGTCACCCTCGGGGTGCTGATGGTGGCCCGCGCTTGA
- a CDS encoding class I SAM-dependent methyltransferase gives MFSPEGPTLRELAVQALSSVDRGYDLLAPTFDHTPFRTPDRFLDATAAALAPLGPFDAGLDLCCGTGAGLRALAPLCRKRLTGVDFSAGMLARARTTAVPAGGPRPRWVRADARALPFDGAFDLVVSFGAFGHFLPAERPGLFAQVRRALRPGGLFAFPIGAPPPVTSPWYWAAAGFDGAMRVRNAVWRPPFVMYYRTFPYSAVRDDLAAAGFDVALHALDDFGRREDGSPRAGLVLGRA, from the coding sequence GTGTTCTCACCCGAGGGGCCCACCCTGCGCGAACTGGCCGTCCAGGCGCTGTCGTCCGTCGACCGCGGCTACGACCTGCTCGCCCCGACCTTCGACCACACGCCGTTCCGCACCCCGGACCGCTTCCTCGACGCGACAGCCGCCGCCCTGGCGCCGCTCGGCCCCTTCGACGCCGGGCTCGACCTGTGCTGCGGTACGGGCGCGGGCCTGCGGGCACTCGCACCGCTGTGCAGAAAGCGCCTGACCGGCGTCGACTTCAGCGCCGGCATGCTGGCGAGGGCCCGTACGACGGCGGTGCCGGCCGGCGGGCCGCGGCCGCGGTGGGTACGGGCCGACGCCCGCGCGCTGCCCTTCGACGGGGCCTTCGACCTGGTGGTGAGCTTCGGCGCCTTCGGGCACTTCCTGCCCGCCGAGCGGCCCGGGCTGTTCGCCCAGGTGCGCCGGGCGCTGCGCCCCGGCGGCCTGTTCGCCTTCCCGATCGGCGCCCCGCCGCCCGTCACCTCGCCCTGGTACTGGGCGGCGGCCGGCTTCGACGGCGCCATGCGGGTGCGCAACGCGGTGTGGCGCCCGCCCTTCGTCATGTACTACCGCACCTTCCCGTACTCCGCGGTGCGGGACGACCTCGCGGCGGCCGGCTTCGACGTGGCGCTCCACGCGCTCGACGACTTCGGCCGCCGCGAGGACGGCAGCCCGCGGGCCGGGCTGGTGCTGGGCCGGGCCTGA